The genomic stretch TCTCCTACAGCCCCCCCACCCCATGAGTCCCGCCCGGCCCTGCATGCGTTGGAAGCAGAGATGTTGCAGCTAAGAACTTTTCATTGAACATGTGCGTGTGGCCGAGTGGCCCGGAATACGGAAAAATTTGTATCGTACAACTCAATGGACAGCCATCACCCAGTAATCGCGTTGCCCCAAACCAATCAATGCCTCCAGGGACTGAAGCAATCGCTGAATATTTCCCCATCCATTCTATACTGAAAAACCCGTAACGATCCCTTCGCGCCGAATTTTCCCAACTACCTAACCCATAACCCGCATTACTCCCCGTCCTCGTACATAACTTACAACTTCTTGCAGATCTCGATCCACTTCTCGGTGGAGAAAGACTTGGGCCTGTGCAGAAACAATAGTTAGCTTGCTGTTTGTGTACATGTCAGGAATAAAACTCACCTCTCAATGGGGGCACCGACGGCGCGGTCAATGATAAGCTGGGGAAGGACACCAATGGCGCGGGAGACACCGAAGAGGACGGTGTAGTAGTTAGCCTCGGTGAGACCATAGTACTGGAGGAGGACACCGGAGTGGGCATCGACGTTGGGGTAGGGGTTCTTGGTCTTGCCGTGCTCGGTAAGAACCTTGGGGGCGATCTTGTAGACCTGGCTGACGAGCTTGAACATGGGGTCCTCAGACATGTGCTTCTGGGCGAACTCGCGCTGGGCAGAGTAGCGGGGGTCGGTCTTGCGGAGGACGGCGTGGCCGTAACCGGGGACGACACGGCCGGAGTTGAGGGTGTCCCAGAGGTACTTGGTGATGCTCTCATCGGAGATATCGTCACCAATGACCTTCTTCATCTCGGTGAGCCAGTTGAGCACCTCCTGGTTGGCGAGGCCGTGGAGGGGACCGGCAAGACCGTTGAGACCGGCAGCGAGGGACAGGAAGGGGGAGCTGAGAGCAGAGCCGACAAGGTGAGTGGTGTGGGCGCTGACGTTTCCACCCTCGTGGTCGGTGTGGATGGTGAGGTAGAGACGCATGAGCTCAATGAAGTCAGCGTTGTTGCCGAAGCCGAGCTGGTTGGCGAAGTTGAAGGAATAGTCCTTGTCCTTCTGGACGGGAGCGACCTTGCCGCCCTTGAAGACGTTCTGGTAGATGCGGGCAGCGATGGTGGGGAGCTTGGCGATGAGGTCCATGGAGTCCTCAAAGGTGTATCCCCAGTATTCCTTCTTGTTGATGCCCTTGGCGTAGGCACGGGCGAAGGAAGAGGTCTGCTCGAGAGCAGTGACGGCCATGGAGAACTGAGCCATTGGGTGGAGGTCGCTGGGGCAGCGGTCGATCAACTCCTCAACGAACTTGGGGATCTCGGCGCGGGCAGCCCAGTCGGCAGAGAGGTCGCGGACCTGCTGCTCGGTGGGAACCTCACCCGTGAGGAGGAGCCAGAAGAGACCCTCGGGAAGGGGCTCGCTGCCGCCGGGGGCCTTGGGGAGGACCTGCTGGCACTCGGGGATGGTCTTGCCGCGGAAACGGATGCCCTCCTCGGCGTCGAGGACAGAACCCTCCCAGACGAGGCACTTGATGCCACGGGCACCGCCATAGACCTGGTCGAGAGTGACCTTGTCAACAACCTTGGAGCCATGCTCCCTGTGGGTTTAACGACAGCTCGTCAGCAGCAATTCTTTGTAGCGGGCGGGCGAGGGGCAGGCATTGTACTTTCTGAgagccttgatctcctcgaTCTTCTCGGGGAGGAGCTCGGCGAAGCGCTCCTTGAGGGTCTGCAGCACGATAGCACGGTCAATGGATGATGTCAGGGCGCATTTGGCGTCGGGCGTCGTCTCGCTCGTACCTGGGTCTTGGAGGAGTAGCAGCGGGCAGCAGTGAAGGCAGTCTGCTTGGTCGCAAAGGACGAAGCCTTCAACGAAGCCCGGAGGGCGGAGGAAGTCAGGCGCATCGCAGGAGCCATGGTTGGGTATCTGATGTGGAGGGTTTGTAGGTGTTCAGGTGagaaaaagggaggaggagaaaaatgtttgggggttgatgaagaCAGCCAAGCCGTAAAAAAAAGCGCAGCCCGCCCGCCCCGGGCCAGGGAATAAGGTCAAGCTTAGCCTAGCCTGCCAGCATTTGGCAGGCGGCTTTGCGGGTTGGCCGGACACACGGCAACGGACCGACCGGGGTTCGGCTGTCCACTCCCTTCCAGATTCCCCATTGCTATCATAAAGACGATCCCGATGGTCTCAGAGATTCTCATGGCATATATTTTTCAAGGGAGGCTGCTGCTATCGACTATCAAGTCTTGTTGTGTAGCTGGCATTCCCAACAAGGCGCTCTACCTATGATTCCGGAGCTCCCTCCCCGTGATGCAATTTTCCCCTCTTTCCAAAGGCTTCTCTGAAGTGGATGCATGGCTACAAAGTGCTATCCGGGTATTAAAATGGAGGGGCCCTCCGGTACATGGCACGGGAGCTTCTCATGTAAACGGAACCCCCAGCACCCAAGTCTCAAGTGTTGCTTTTTTGTTTGGTACCCCTATGAGCTATTTCGCCCGGTTGACGTCACGGCACCCATCTCGAAGCTGCCTGCTGCACGAGGGTTTCGAGAAGCTCGCTGGAGCTCCAAACAGCTGCCCATCGAATTCGTTCCCTCGGAAAGTTTGCTGTTTCGTGAGGCGAGTCCCCTGTGGCAAACCCTAAACATACCGAGTGGGAAACCACCTTCGGCCAAAGGGAAATGTCGTGAACCACTGCATGGCCGCTCGCCCGTCTCGCTGCAACTCGGGAGTTTTGCAACACATCTTGGCTTGGGCGTGGCGCGGGGTTCCAGGTTCAGTTCACGAGACAAGCGTCACCTCGTGGCCCTGGGCCACTCAGTGCTCCATGCCGGCTGCTTGGCAGCTGCCTCGGGCGCCACAGTTGGTCGCGCGCACGCCACATTTGACCCTGGCCCCAAGAAACCCAAGGCATTGGTGTGACAGCCACAGCGACCCTCCCCAAATAAAAGCTACCAACCGTCTCCAAAAAAAGGCTCGCTCGttccccgcctcctctccatcttcgcGGCAAAAAGGCCGGCCATCTCGATCTTCTTCGATTTCCATCAAGACGACTTCATCAAGAACACACTTTTTTTCATCCATCTCTAACTTTGCAGTAGCCCAACGTATTTCCCCCCCAGAGCCTTCTAGAAAATCTTTTGAGCAGGATTGTGCCGAGTGGGATCTATTGCTGCGTGCCCtgctcccccccctcaaaaaaAACACGCGTCTCTGGTGTTTGCGCATGCTCTCAGGTTTCGTCCGAACGTAACTTGGTGAACTCGACGCGACCTTCAAATCAAACCTAGTAATCTGCTGGCTGCCACTTCCCTCGGGGGACCTTGACGAGAGCAAGGCAGAGCAAACAAATCAAAGTCAAAAGCCAGCCAACCGTATTTTATTCTTCTATTGTGACCTAGGAGCATGGCATAGATCTTGTTCACCTGCTACCCCACCAAGCTCACTCAGTCGTATCATACTTCGAGAAGAGATCACGGGCCTGTCTCTCGGCTCTTTTTAACGACTTTTTCAACAACgtttttttcccttcccactggtatcaccaccgccagtcATCCACATCATCCATTGTCACCAAAGAAGGCTTCCGGAAGTGGACAACGAGATGACATCGTCACCGGTAGCAGAGCTCGAGGCTGGGCTGCAAGCCTTGCTCAGCCTCAAGGCTCCAGGCGTATCTGGTTCTCGGATCTCAAATCTTACTGCACTTTGCGTCAACAACCCACAGGTAAGCGGACGCGTGAAGCGATTCGATTTGACGTTGTAGACGGTTATACTAATTTTGGTGTCTCATTTGATAGTCTGAGTCGGTCATCGTCCAAAAATTCTATACACATCTCAAGAAAACGCCCGGAACACACAAGCTGGGCGTCCTCTACGTCGTAGACCAAGTAGCACGGGagtggttgaagaaggccaaggctcTGGGACAGTTTCCCATAAATTCTTCAGCGCAAGATGGCACATATGCTGCGGGCGTGCATAGATTGACTGAACTCATGCCCACTCTGATGAACGACAGCATCTCGGCGGCTCCAGAAGATCAAAAGGTACGCACATATGATCATGCACTGAATTTTTGCCGCTCCAGCACCCAATAGACGAAAAGAGAGAGGGTGGGTTTTTGCAACTAGCTATTGGCGATGACCTCACAGTTGGTGTAGACAACTGCTGCCCTCGCTTCGTTGTCTTGCCTCGTCCAGCCGGTGAACTTCGGCAGCATTCTCAAAGTCTTGGGCGCCCACATATACACATCCCTGCTTCATCACCATGACTAGTAACTCACACGTATGCCGGTATGTAggacaagatcaagaaaCTGCTCGATATTTGGGAGAAGGGCGAGACGTTTCCCGCTGCCATGGTTAGTTCCTGGCGGGAGAAGCTCAATGCTCCCCAGCCGACACGTAGGTCATCCAAGATGTCACCGCTTCTTTGTGTAGATGCACCTCTGACAAGACCCCTGCCAACAGTCcaatcaacaacacctcccggaagccctccccccaacctgATGGCTTCGCTTGGTATTGGAAGCAAGCCGCCTGCACCGCCAGCAACGCAAAGCAACCCTCTAAACATTCTTGAGACCCTTGCCAACCTGGCTCGCCAAAATGCGCCCAGTACACAGAGTAATCACTCGGCCGGGCCAGTCCCGGCTCCGGCCCCTCCTGCGGCCCCAGTCCAAGCTCCAGTTCAAGCCCCGGCCCCGACTGCGGCTCCGGCCCCTGCCCCGCTGCCTGCAGCCTTGTACGGCATCCTTGGTAGCCAGCCTGGCAATAGCGCCATGCAGCCTGCTGCTCCGCCTGTCAACATGTCCACATTGCCACATgcctttccaccacccatgGCAGCTCCTCAGCCTGCCCATTTCCCACCACCCGCAGCACCTCCAGTGCTGAATGGTGCGGCCAATCCAGCTGCCAATCCGGCGGCCGTCCAGCTATTGAGCGCCTTGCTGGCCCAAGGTGTACCTGTCGAACAAATCGCCAGCGTAATGCAGCTCATGACCCAAAACACTGCGGCTACCGGATCTCCAGCCGTCCCACAAACCGGCTTCCCGCAGCCACCTCAAGCCGCTTACCCTGGCTACCCAGCTCCTCCCGTCAGTGCCGGCCCTGGTCCAGCCCCCTGGGAAGCGCCCAGACATGCAGCCGACTCCCGTGATCGCAACGGCTATCACTCACCAGGGCGTGTTCCCCGCGGTAGATCCCGCTCCCGCTCGCCGGGACGCTGGGACGCCAGAGACTCACCCCGATCCCGCCGCAACGACCGCGGAGGATTCGACTACAACCGCCCAGCCTCGCCAAACCGGGGTTACAATGATGATAGGGGATATCGCCAGCGCTCGCCCCAGGGCAGGAGAGGTAGCCCATCAGATAACTTTTcccgccaacaacagcaacaacaacaagggcCGCCACAGCCCAACGGAGAAAAATGGGTCGATCACGACCCTACCGTTCCCCCTGGCCACTTCAAGGTCTTGTCGCGAACCCTTTTCGTTGGCGGGGTCATGGTTTCCGAACCCGAATTACGGGAAATCTTCTCTCGCTTCGGCGAGGTCCAAAGTGCCATTGTTCACAAGGAGAAGAGACACGCCTTTGTGAAAATGTATTACAGGAAAGATGCCGAAAAGGCCAAGGCGGCCATGTCGGAGGGGGGGGCGAGGGGGAACGAGCTCCGGACGAAGTGGGGAGTGGGCTTTGGGCCCCGGGATTGCAGTGATTACGGCACTGGAATTTCTGTTATTCCTATTCAAAAGCTCACGGAAGCGGATAGGAAGTGGGTGTTGACTGCGCCGTACGGCGGTAGTGGCGGGAGGCCAATTGTGacggggatggtggtggaggagccagATATTGAGATTGGTGCGGGGGTGTCGAGTAAGGCGATCTCTAGGAGGATGCAAACTGATAAAGGCGGGAGTCACGGGCCTAAGTCAAGTAGGCGGGAGGAGGACCATCACCATGATGGGGGGTatcagggtggtggtggtggcggtggtgggagagggggatggggaggagggaagaaggataggggtggaaggggagggggttttgatgggaagaggggaagtCATGGCGGGAATGGGAACCAACAGAATGGCGATGATCCAATTGTTATGGAATTGCCGCCGGGAATCCAAATGAGTAGGAATGGGCCGGTCTTTCAGGGGTTTAATGGCGGTTATTAGGGtttgccttttttttctctagTAGCAGCGTCATGGACAAAATAATAGGACTTGCATTACAAAATGAAGGCCTTGAATATAGCAGACATGACTTCAGCTTTCATTTATTAAAGCTTGTTTATTCACTTCTCTTTTGAAGCCTTCAAAAATAGCAGGCAAGCCCTCGACGATGTTTCCAACTCGTATTCACTACCTTGACTGTCTTTGAAGGCCTCTTGGCTATCCTTCGATAGTTCTTTCTCTTTTAAAGGTGTTAAGCCAACAATTTATTATATGTTTTACTGACTTGGTGTGTCTGGCCAGGTATAGAACTCAAGGctggggaaaagggggaagtAGGATGATGGGCACCTATCGAGAGCGTTGGGTAAAACATGATGAGGTTCTAGTAGTGGGTTGGCTCGGCATGATGCCTTGACATAAGAACCAGGGAAAACAATGGTATTTGGACAATTGTGGAGCGACTGTGAGAATGCATTTGTTCTCTTGTCCCGCCTTTCACATCACTGCCGTATACCATACCCAAACCAGTCACAGGCAGGAGAATATCAAACGGGCATTCCCATATCCCACAATGTCTGTGTGCATGCACGTCTTTTATATACCCGACCTCCACATCACCTGTTCAAGGCAACCTCAACTCCTTTGTCATCATGCCGTTGCTCCCCATTctacctcaccccctcctcaattTATAcgtcccccccaacccaggaAAAGCCCtctcaaaccccccccccaaactccagctctccaacctcctcacatGCGTCTCAAAAGCGGGATTAatcaccatcccatcccccacccctgcgaccccccctttctctttctgtCGTAGTAGtacacaacccccctccccctccccttcctccccccaaccaaccctcaaAGTCCCAGTAAACGGAATAAAAAAATCCTCAAACTctatccccccctcctccgtatcatcatcatacatTTGTacaatcctctccctcatccctccCCAGGGTATATAATCCACCCAGGCCGGGTGCCTTTTCCGTCTCTGCAACCCCCCGGGGCGAAAATACTCCGGGATCCTCTCCCAGTTTTCTCTTGTGGGGGAGACTTGCCAGCGCATGAGGAGGAACATGAGGTACAAAACCGCTGCGCGCTCCGGGAGACGGGACAGGCCGGGGAAGCGGGCGAGGATGTCCGTAAAAACTTTTGatagggggtgggagggggttgacgggttgaggagggaggagatggaggggtagGGCGGGCCGAGGACGTCGTTTGCGtgcgaggaggggagggagaggaggtggcggcgtTCGGAGAGGAAGTCTAGGAGGATTGAGTCGAGGGGgcaggttgggggggagttgagtgggagggtgaagaagtcttcatcatcatcatcatcatcttcttcttcttctcggggttgatgttgtggtagtggtggtggttgagtgGGTTTCGTGAAAGGGGTTTGTGTGGGTGGTATCAACAGAGGgacttgatgatggcactgggtggaagcagcagcagcagcgttTTGATGTATCCGGGCGATTTTCTGGGCCGGGTCGAGGAGGAATTCGAGGCCGAGACGGTCTGACCCTAGGTCCAACCCGTGACCGAGGTCGTGGCGTTGCTGGGCGAGAATACCGGCCTGGGAAGAgggttgaggttgctgaagctggtgtggctggtgtggatgttgctggtgttgttgacctTCTGTGCACATGGGCGTCACCACAGGCGACATACTGTTATGCCATCGTCCATGAGTACCGACAGAGCCCGGAGAGGCAACACTGCCCGGGCCAGACCCCGAAAACCCCACAGATGTCCGAGTTGGTGCTACTAGTCCatgctgttggtggtgcaACGACGGATGGTGTGTCTGAGCTGGCGAAGGTAACGGCGCAGGATGCTGCTGCCCAACTATACATCCCATCAACCTCTGGGCAGGAACGCGACGAGACAAACAAAACTTACCTATTGGCGACCCCTTAGCCAGCAGAGGCTGAACCAAATGCATAATACTAGCCAGACATGCCTTCACCTCGGCCAGCTCCgcctcaacagcctcccTCTGGCGAACAGCAGCCTGCAGCTCCAGATACGGCTGCTGAGACTTGAGCTCACGAATCTCCCGCTCATACTGCTCAATCTTGAGGCGCTGCCTCTCTCGGATAGCACGCTGTGCGTCACGATCTGACAGCCTTGTTAGTGCTACTCATGACTAGGGGGAGCAGGTTAGACGGGCCGGAGAGAACAATGAATGAATACCCCCCGGATAACCGCACCCGCCCTTGCAATCCAGCCCAAAAAAATGTTTCCACACTTTTCGGAGCGGGATGCCGACCGCCATCGGGGGAGGATTTCACACCACCAGGAGAAAAAGACGTTAGAACAAGCTCCACTTACCATTCGCCCGtttcttggccagctgctCCGGGGTCAAGTTCGCAACTCCTCTCGATCCCGGGACCGCCTTGCGCTTTTTGGAGATTCCACCGGTGCCGACATCGTCTGCCGTGTTGTCCgggaggttgctgttggCAGTCCCGTCGGTGTTCACACTGCTCATTGGCGTCGTTATCGTTGAGGAAATAGACGCAGACGCGGTTGACGATTCCccattgctgctgccgaATTCACCACCGACACCTCCGGACCCGGGCGCCAATGCTCGTGgcccttttcctccccttctATTGAGGGCCGAGACCGTTGCgggtgcagcagcagatgcGGCGGGTGTGAATGATGCAAGGCCATTCAAATTGACAGGGTTCCCGGCCATGGCCCGAATTGAAAGAAAGAGTTAGTAAAGATGATGCCGCCGGAAGTTCAACGGCCGGCGTCATCCGAATACAACTGTGTGTAACACCACGCTTTCAACTTCGCACACACCCTTCTCGCTCGCTGTGGATGCGCGGTCGCCGAATAAACGGACCCGACAACGCGGTAACGGAAGCGGCGGGCGGCTGATGGGATTATCAGCCACAGCACGACATCAAATTATGACTAATCACATTCGTTGAGTTTTATGCTAAACATCGTGTTCAGTTATTCGGTTCTTTTCTATATACGCCTGCCTACCAATGccaaagcaacaaaaaaagtAAGGGTATCAATAAGAAAACTTTTGAATAACCGATCCAACGCCAACAAACAAACTGGGATGCTGATCAGAAGCCACCGTCTGGAACTGGATggccttcaccacccccggcgCCTTACTCTTGTCCACATCCCCCGATGGCATCCTCGATCCATCCCGTAGCGAGTACAGTCCAACCGTGCAATCATCATGAGCAgccgcaacaacaccatgtcCATACCCCGGCTGCGTAAGCACATCCAGCCCAATCTTGATATGTGCCTCGTTGCGATAGCCAGGAAACTCCACCGCCGGAGCCGCAGTGTTTCGCTCCCAGGGCTCAAACGGCTTCTCGCCCGCCTTCTGCTCCTTCGCTTTCACAAAGCGAAGATCATAGATGCACATCGCGTTCTTTGGTCCCGCAGCGAGGACATCAAAGCCACCGACGGCCCTGAGATGTGCCACGCTGCTCTTGTGGCGGAAAACCATCGAATCCCATGCTTCCGGCGCCGTCCGCGTATCGAGTTGACAAACGTGACCTGAACGAGTGCCGGCGAGGACCACTTGAGGCTGCGCATGAAGAAAGTCAACCGCGAGTACATCGCCCCGAAAAGGCGGCACAAGTTTCGCTGGTCGACGCCTGGTGTCCATTTCAGTCGTGGCAGCAGTCGCACCAGGACCTCGGGCACAATACACGCCACGCTGGGTTCCCAAAACAAGTCTGGCCCCGGTCTCTTCAGGCGACCAGTCTCCAGCGTTGATGTAGTTATTACGTAGTGTGGTTATGAGGCCGCCACTGTGCAAGACTACAATGCAAGAACCAAGTCAGCAAATCGGTTCTGGTCTGAGTCACAAAACTCCAGAATGGGTGAGCAGAAAGAAGGCCACCCACGTGGGAAACACCCTTCTTGCCCGGAAGAGAATCCATATTCGTAGCACGCTTTCGGGGTGGTGGAATGGATGTGGTTGCCAAGGAATAACAGCGCTTCTCGCCTTCCTTTAATACCAACCATGTTGGTGTCCCCCCTTTCGCTCCTATGTTCAACGTACTGTCCTGGCCAGCGACACCTCCGTACCCGGTTGCAAAGGTAGTCGACCCTTCAGATAAACACACGTTAGCAATTCAATATCCTGCCCCCCTCAACAAGAGTaaaccaacctcccctcccttcccaaCGGCGCAGCCGAAACCGACATCCCCATCTGTTCCATCCCTACATCATCACTATTAGcaaccccccaccttccCCAACCAAGTTACCAAACTCACCAGCAAAAACCCACACCGactcctcaccaacctcatcctcctccttctcccacccatcctccccctccttcctcccctccttctgcGCCTCCCTCTGCCCAGCCACATAAAAACAATCAATCACccccccgtccccctcctccagatTAACCCACATCTTGATCTTCCCCCtatcctccaaccccccagcCCACTCCTTCACAatcccatcacccccttctcgcccagtctccctccccaacacccaaccaacatcaaccctcctaaccctctccctcctcaccctctccttccactccctctcccccttttccctctccacctccttcctccgcCTCTTCACTTCCCCTTCGCTCCCCCAAGCAGCCGCCCCACCAGGCAACACCGTCCTTTTGCTATCCTCAATCTTGAAGTACTTCCTCTTGGCCTCATCTATATCATCCCCCAAGTCAGCACATGTGTCAGCCAAGTTTCCTTCCGCTCTCCCACCTTGCGCacaccctcgccatctctAAAGAGTAAGAAATTGGTCCCCCATGAAAAGCTAAAGAACATCGCCGGAAACCCTCATCACATGACCTCTTGAccctcaaaaaaaaaaaaaaaaaaaaatgacgTACCATAATAGAACCCCGGAATCTCCCTCAGAGGTGCCATCCTGACCTCTTTGCGTCCTGAACCAAAATCCTCCAATCGCCGACAATTGTCCGAATCGGGGCAAAAAGGAAAACGGTGATGATGCAACTCGTagtgggttgttggtggcgCGTTGTCTAACAGGGAACCGCTTCAGAAAAGAGAATTGGTGTGATATTGGTGCTTACAGTAGTACATTCTCTGGCGCAGTCGAAAGTGCAGATAGCGACTCGTGTTGTTGGTAGTGGCCGTTCGGCTGTCCAAAAGAGCATGAAAATCTTTGCCCAATGACAAGAGGTCGGTGCACGTGGgcaaagccaaaaaaaccaCTTATTCATGCTCGCTGGcagccaccatcatcgccaccaccatcaccaccacccctctaGCAAGGTACatgtcaccaccacagcaaagCCAGTGTGAACGTAATTATGTTTTACTGTTTATTAGATCTGTCTAAAGTATCGGGGCGCCACTAGTCCCCGGACAAAGTCGTGATCAAAGACTCCGAAAAATTAAAGTAGGTGCCCTGTAGCAGGCTCTCGACCCATGCCATGGTCTTATCATTCCTCCCAAAAGCCGAGGCGCTGCTATTCAGGGCGGGGTATGCGTTAAAAAAACCATGGTATCTTAATTTGGTGCCATAACCATGGCACCCTGCCCATCCAAGCCATGCAACGAGGTCGCTCACTGCGACTTCTCGTGCTGCGTAGACACACGCTGGAGAGAGACAACAAAGTCCTCCAGCGATCTCTGCTTCTGGTTGCCCTTGGGGGACTTGCCGTGCATGAGGTTGTCAAACCCGACAGAGTCCTGGAGGATGTAGTAAACACCGCCCATGACGCAGAACACACCGAAAGAGAAGACCCAGACACGGACAACCGCGAC from Podospora pseudopauciseta strain CBS 411.78 chromosome 3, whole genome shotgun sequence encodes the following:
- a CDS encoding hypothetical protein (COG:S; EggNog:ENOG503NXGF), whose product is MAGNPVNLNGLASFTPAASAAAPATVSALNRRGGKGPRALAPGSGGVGGEFGSSNGESSTASASISSTITTPMSSVNTDGTANSNLPDNTADDVGTGGISKKRKAVPGSRGVANLTPEQLAKKRANDRDAQRAIRERQRLKIEQYEREIRELKSQQPYLELQAAVRQREAVEAELAEVKACLASIMHLVQPLLAKGSPIVGQQHPAPLPSPAQTHHPSLHHQQHGLVAPTRTSVGFSGSGPGSVASPGSVGTHGRWHNSMSPVVTPMCTEGQQHQQHPHQPHQLQQPQPSSQAGILAQQRHDLGHGLDLGSDRLGLEFLLDPAQKIARIHQNAAAAASTQCHHQVPLLIPPTQTPFTKPTQPPPLPQHQPREEEEDDDDDDEDFFTLPLNSPPTCPLDSILLDFLSERRHLLSLPSSHANDVLGPPYPSISSLLNPSTPSHPLSKVFTDILARFPGLSRLPERAAVLYLMFLLMRWQVSPTRENWERIPEYFRPGGLQRRKRHPAWVDYIPWGGMRERIVQMYDDDTEEGGIEFEDFFIPFTGTLRVGWGEEGEGEGGCVLLRQKEKGGVAGVGDGMVINPAFETHVRRLESWSLGGGFERAFPGLGGTYKLRRG
- a CDS encoding hypothetical protein (EggNog:ENOG503P4RA; COG:S), producing the protein MAPLREIPGFYYDEAKRKYFKIEDSKRTVLPGGAAAWGSEGEVKRRRKEVEREKGEREWKERVRRERVRRVDVGWVLGRETGREGGDGIVKEWAGGLEDRGKIKMWVNLEEGDGGVIDCFYVAGQREAQKEGRKEGEDGWEKEEDEVGEESVWVFAVLHSGGLITTLRNNYINAGDWSPEETGARLVLGTQRGVYCARGPGATAATTEMDTRRRPAKLVPPFRGDVLAVDFLHAQPQVVLAGTRSGHVCQLDTRTAPEAWDSMVFRHKSSVAHLRAVGGFDVLAAGPKNAMCIYDLRFVKAKEQKAGEKPFEPWERNTAAPAVEFPGYRNEAHIKIGLDVLTQPGYGHGVVAAAHDDCTVGLYSLRDGSRMPSGDVDKSKAPGVVKAIQFQTVASDQHPSLFVGVGSVIQKFSY
- the CIT1 gene encoding citrate (Si)-synthase (EggNog:ENOG503NU5Z; COG:H) → MAPAMRLTSSALRASLKASSFATKQTAFTAARCYSSKTQTLKERFAELLPEKIEEIKALRKEHGSKVVDKVTLDQVYGGARGIKCLVWEGSVLDAEEGIRFRGKTIPECQQVLPKAPGGSEPLPEGLFWLLLTGEVPTEQQVRDLSADWAARAEIPKFVEELIDRCPSDLHPMAQFSMAVTALEQTSSFARAYAKGINKKEYWGYTFEDSMDLIAKLPTIAARIYQNVFKGGKVAPVQKDKDYSFNFANQLGFGNNADFIELMRLYLTIHTDHEGGNVSAHTTHLVGSALSSPFLSLAAGLNGLAGPLHGLANQEVLNWLTEMKKVIGDDISDESITKYLWDTLNSGRVVPGYGHAVLRKTDPRYSAQREFAQKHMSEDPMFKLVSQVYKIAPKVLTEHGKTKNPYPNVDAHSGVLLQYYGLTEANYYTVLFGVSRAIGVLPQLIIDRAVGAPIERPKSFSTEKWIEICKKL
- a CDS encoding hypothetical protein (EggNog:ENOG503NWI7; COG:A; BUSCO:EOG092629WA) → MTSSPVAELEAGLQALLSLKAPGVSGSRISNLTALCVNNPQSESVIVQKFYTHLKKTPGTHKLGVLYVVDQVAREWLKKAKALGQFPINSSAQDGTYAAGVHRLTELMPTLMNDSISAAPEDQKDKIKKLLDIWEKGETFPAAMVSSWREKLNAPQPTLQSTTPPGSPPPNLMASLGIGSKPPAPPATQSNPLNILETLANLARQNAPSTQSNHSAGPVPAPAPPAAPVQAPVQAPAPTAAPAPAPLPAALYGILGSQPGNSAMQPAAPPVNMSTLPHAFPPPMAAPQPAHFPPPAAPPVLNGAANPAANPAAVQLLSALLAQGVPVEQIASVMQLMTQNTAATGSPAVPQTGFPQPPQAAYPGYPAPPVSAGPGPAPWEAPRHAADSRDRNGYHSPGRVPRGRSRSRSPGRWDARDSPRSRRNDRGGFDYNRPASPNRGYNDDRGYRQRSPQGRRGSPSDNFSRQQQQQQQGPPQPNGEKWVDHDPTVPPGHFKVLSRTLFVGGVMVSEPELREIFSRFGEVQSAIVHKEKRHAFVKMYYRKDAEKAKAAMSEGGARGNELRTKWGVGFGPRDCSDYGTGISVIPIQKLTEADRKWVLTAPYGGSGGRPIVTGMVVEEPDIEIGAGVSSKAISRRMQTDKGGSHGPKSSRREEDHHHDGGYQGGGGGGGGRGGWGGGKKDRGGRGGGFDGKRGSHGGNGNQQNGDDPIVMELPPGIQMSRNGPVFQGFNGGY